GCCCAAAAAGATCTTTTCCAAGCCGCCCGAGCATACCTAAATCAGAATGATCAAAACAGCTACCTGGAAGCCCTAGAAAGAATCCAAGAACTAGAATTAGTCAACGACTCAGGTTAAATTTATCGTCAGTCTTGCGTAAAGTCAGTTAATTATCCATTATTCCTCGTCTCTATTTTCCGTCAAATGATAGGGAGAAAAACTATCATAGGTCAAATTTGATTTACGGTGTTTTTGGATGTCTTCCCTAATTTGATCGAGATCGATGTAACGATCTGCTACATTAATAAGACTATCACTGGTCATGGAACGTAAACTGACCACCTCAATCCGAGCGCCCCTATAACTGACAGCATCCACAGCATAAGCCAAATCCCCATCACCACTAACCAAAACGGCGGTGTCATAGGAACCCACCAAAGCCATTAAATCTACGGCAATCTCCACATCTAAATTGGCTTTTTTTGAACCATCGGGCAACTGTACCAAATCCTTGGCAATGACTCGATAGCCATTACGCCTCATCCATAACAAAAAGCCCTGTTGCTTCTCGTTGGTGCGATCTACTCCTGTATAGAAAAAAGCTCTAAGGAGTTTTGCCCCTGCGGTGAGACGATATAAAAGTTTGGTATAGTCTATTTCTACTCCCAGCTGCAGGGCAGCATAGAATAAGTTAGAGCCATCTATAAAAATGGCTACACGCCCCGATTTTCCAACACTTGTTCGGGCGGAAAAACGGGATCGCTATCAAAGTTATCCCACATTTTTTTTATCCTTTTTGATGATATTAAATATAAATTAAAAAAGTTTATTAAATTGGTTTGATTAAATGTTAAATTGTTGATATATAAAGTATTTTTATCTAGGAGAACACCGACATTTTATCAAGATTTACAGAATTTTTAAAGCTGTTTTTAATTTGATAATATATTATTGATATTTTGCCTTCAATTATTGAATGGTGAAATTTAATTGTTTTATTTATATAAATATTTTTATGGTTTATTATGTTTATGTTTTCACGATTTTTACCAATAATTAGGCTTGAATATATAAATATATGTCTATTCCCCATAATTGGAGGAGATAAAAAATCTTGAGGATCAGTTGGAGTCTCCTATTTCGAGTTTAGCAAAAATAGGAACTGCTCGGTTTAAATCTTTATTTAAACTTAATGTTCCCCAACTAAAATGGTCTTTTAGAGCCTCACTGTTAATAGTTAAGTTTTTATTATTAAAGTCATAATTAAAACCTAATTGTTGATATATTTTACTACTGATATTGGGGATAATGGGGACAAGAAGAAGCCCTGATAATCTCACCGATTCGAGGACGGTATATAAGATTTCTTGGACTTTTTGACTTTCTCCTTGTTTATGCAATGCCCAAGGGGCGCTTTCGTCAATATATTTATTACAAGCCCTGACTAATTCCATTATTTCTTCACAGGCTTGATGAAATTGATATTTATTATAAGCATTAGAAGTGCGATCGCACAGGGTTTCGCCAATTTTTTTGATGGGGTTATCCTCAGAAATAGTCAAACCATCATCCAAACTACCCTTACAGTATTTTTTCAACATTCCCAAACTACGGTTAAGCAAATTGCCCAAATCGTTAGCTAAATCAGCATTAAGGGTGTTGACAAAACGGGTTTCGTTAAAATCTCCATCCTTGCCAAATTCAATGGCCTTGAGGAAATAATAACGCACCGCATCAGAATCATATTTTTCCAAAAGTTCTACAGGATCTAATGTATTACCCAAACTTTTACCCATTTTCTGCCCATCTTTGGTTAAAAAACCATGCCCAAATACCTGTTTTGGCAAAGGTAAATCCGCTGACATCAACATAGCCACCCAGTAGATGGCATGGAAACGTAATATATCTTTGCCGATGAGGTGTAAGCTGTAGGGATACCACTTTTTAAGGGCATTGGCGAGGGTAACTTCTTCTCCTTCTTCTAACAGAGGGGTAATGTAACCCAAAAGAGCATCAAACCAGACATAAATGGTATGTTCGGGATTTTCGGGGATGGGGATACCCCAATCAAGGTTTACCCGTGAGATGGAAAAATCCTGTAAGCCTCCTTTGACGAAATTTAGAACTTCATTGCGACGGCTGACAGGTTGAATAAAATCGGGGTTTTCTTGGTAAAATTTTTCTAATTTTTCTTGGTAGGCAGAAAGACGGAAAAAATAATTTTGCTCATCGCGCCATTCTGCTTTGCGGTTGGTATGGATAGGGCAACAGCCATCCTCTAGTAATTCTCTTTCTTCTTTGAATTCTTCACAGGCGACACAATACCAGCCCTGTTGTTGATCTAAATATATATCTCCTTTTTCCCATACCCGCCCTAAAAACTCCTGTACAATTTTCTCATGATTGGGGGCAGTGGTACGGCTGAAACGATCATATTGAATGTTTAATTTTTCCCATAGCTCTTTAAATGTGGCTGAAATGCGATCGCAATGGGCTTGAGGTTCCACACCATTTTCTTCAGCGGTGCGCTGGATTTTTTGACCATGTTCATCGGTACCCGTTAATAGTAGCACCTCACGACCTGCTAACCGTTGCCAACGGGCGATCGCATCGGCTGCCATGGTAGTATAGGCACTACCAATGTGAGGAAGACCATTAACATAATATAAAGGAGTAGTTAATGCAAAGGTATCTTTTGTAATAGAATTATTAACACTATTCATTGAAAAGTTAATTATTGTTGGTTTAAATAGTAGATGTGCTGTATATATTTCATATCATATAGGCGGGGAATGGGGAATAGGCAATGGGGAATGGTAATAATAGGGAGAATATTTAAGTGCCTTTTGTGATTCAATAATACTTCATCTTACTAAACCACATCCTCAATTCTAACTAAACTGGGGAAAAAGATTCATTGTCAATTGTCCATTGTTAATTGTTTAACACCAAAGAACAAAATTTTCAACACCAAATCAAAAACTACCTATGGAAAATAATTGGATTCACCGTGCAGATCGTTTAAGTGCTTTACCTCCCTATGTTTTCGCCCGTTTAGATGAACTAAAAGCCAAAGCCAGAGAGCAAGGATTAGACTTGATAGACTTAGGGATGGGAAATCCTGATGGTTTTGCACCTGAACCAATTATCGAAGCCGCCAAACAAGCCCTTTCCGTTGCCCAATACCATGGTTATCCCCCCTTTGAAGGTACCGCTAACTTTAGAAATGCGATCGCCCAGTGGTACCAAAGACGCTATGACGTGGAGTTAAGCCCCGATAACGAAGCCTTACCCCTTTTGGGTTCAAAAGAAGGTTTATCCCATTTAGCCCTCGCCTACGTCAACCCAGGGGACACTGTCATCGTTCCTAGTCCCTCTTACCCTGCCCATTATCGAGGCCCCGCCATCGCAGGGGCAAACATCTACGCACCCCGCCTCAGTGCCGAAAATAACTGGTTAATCGACTTTGACACCATACCCGAAGAAGTAGCCCAAAAAGCCAAAATCATTTACTTTAACTATCCTAATAATCCTACCACCGCCACCGCACCCCGAGAATTTTATGAACAAGCGGTGGAATGGGCAAGACATTATCAAGTGATGCTCGTCCATGATTTAGCCTATGCAGAATTAGCTTTTGAAGGATACGAACCCACCAGCTTACTCGAAATCAAAGGCGCCAAAGAAATCGGCGTGGAATTTCATACCCTCTCCAAAACCTATAATATGGCAGGTTGGCGTGTGGGATTTGTTGTGGGCAACAGCGACATCATCCAAGGATTGCGCACCCTAAAAACCAACCTCGACTATGGTATTTTTAGCGTCATCCAAGCCGCCGCCCAAACCGCCCTCGAATTGCCCGATAGCTATATTCACGAAGTACAAAAAAGGTATCAAAAACGCCGTGACTTCTTCCTCGAAGGTATCAAAAAAATGGGTTGGGATGTAAAACCCTCTCAAGCAACCATGTATCTTTGGATTCCCACCCCCCGCAATTCCAATTCTACCGATTTCGCCCTCGATTTATTACAAAAAACTGGGGTGGTAGTAACTCCCGGTAACGCTTTTGGGGAAGGGGGTGAAGGTTATGTAAGAGTTAGTTTAATCGCCGATTGCGATCGCCTTGGGGAAGCCTTACAACGATGGGAGAATGCAGGTATTACCTTTTAATTTAGTTCAATTTATTGAACGTTAACTGTTAACCGTGTAATTCATTACACGGTAGATACTGGTAGAACTAATCAGACTTGGTATCATCATGGAAGACAAAGGAGAAGATGATAATTGTTCATTGTCAATTATCAATTGTCAATTTTCCTTATTACCAACTCCTAGGCTCAAAACCATCCCCATTAAGGATACCCACCGTTTCCCCTGCCTGTGCCAACACAAATAACCCTTGACGATAAGCATACTTATCCACTCCCCCCTCCAACTCAATTCCTGCCACTGCCCCATACAACTGCTTCTCTTTATACTCAGGAAAAAACTTCCTAAATTCCTTTAAATCTTCCACAAATTCCTTCACATCTTCTACACTTAAACTGCTCTTAATTTCCACCACCAAAACATGATTTTCATTGGTCACTAAAACATCTATTTCCAACGTTTTATTATCTAACTTTTTCTTGACTCTTTGGGAGACTTGATGCACAGGAATACCACGACTAGCAAAAATAGTCTCACAGGCAGGTGCCACCATATTCTCCACAAAACGCCCCCATCTACCGCCGAGCGCCCCTATTTCCTTACTCAATCGTTTAATTTGTTTATCCGTCTCCTTAAAACGTCTATCAGTCTCTTGAGATTGCTCTTTTAATAGTTGCTCAGTCTCCTTTTGAGCTTCTATCAACTCACCCAATAATCTCCAAACATCATCTGCTGTGGTAGCCATAATCTTATTTATTTTATTTTTATTCTTTCATCATACTTTATACCTAAAGGCGATCGCACCTTACACCATCCCCCCCTTATTAAGGGGGGCTAGGGGGGATCAAACCGAGGGGCTAGGGAGTATCACCAAACGCCCTCAAAGTCAACCCCTTCATCTCCTCATCCACCAAAGGAAAAGTCCTGTTTGTTATTCTCAATTGCCCTTATTACCAACTCCTAGGCTCAAAACCATCCCCATTAAGGATACCCACCGTTTCCCCTGCCTGTGCCAACACAAATAACCCTTGACGATAAGCATACTTATCCACTCCCCCCTCCAACTCAATTCCTGCCACTGCCCCATACAACTGCTTCTCTTTATACTCAGGAAAAAACTCCCTAAATTCCTGCAAATCTGCCACAAATTCCTTGACATCTTCCACACTTAAACTACTCTTAATTTCCACCACCAAAACATGATTTTCATTGGTCACTAAAACATCTATTTCCAACGTTTTATGATCTAACTTTTTCTTGACTCTTTGGGAGACTTGATGCACAGGAATACCACGACTAGCAAAAATAGTCTCACAGGCAGGTGCCACCATATTCTCCACAAAACGCCCCCATCTACCGCCGAGCGCCCCTATTTCCTTACTCAATCGTTTAATTTGTTTATCCGTCTCCTTAAAACGTCTATCAGTCTCTTGGAAACGTTTATCCATTTCTTGAGATTGCTCTTTTAATAGTTGCTCAGTCTCCTTTTGAGAAACCACCAACTCAGCTTGTTTTTTAGTCACCTCTGCTAAGATTGCCCAAACATCATCAATAGTCGTCGCCATTTCTTTGTCTTTGGTTTGTTATTCCCCTTTTATTTTAATTCATGAATAAGGGCAATAATTATAAATCGTCTTCAAGCATTTAAAAAAATAACTAACTGGGGATCATTTGATTTTCTAAAGAAGAATCATGGGTAATATCCAAAGAATTTAACAGAAGTTTACCAGAATCAGATTGCTCAATTTCATTGATCATAAACTGAATCATGGGTTTGGCTATCGTACATTCTAATTTTCCATTCTCATCGTAAACCCTCTCGCTAGAAATAGC
The sequence above is a segment of the Cyanobacterium stanieri PCC 7202 genome. Coding sequences within it:
- a CDS encoding methionyl-tRNA synthetase (PFAM: Anticodon-binding domain; tRNA synthetases class I (M)~TIGRFAM: methionyl-tRNA synthetase~COGs: COG0143 Methionyl-tRNA synthetase~InterPro IPR015413:IPR002304:IPR014758~KEGG: cyc:PCC7424_0095 methionyl-tRNA synthetase~PFAM: tRNA synthetase class I (M)~SPTR: Methionyl-tRNA synthetase, class Ia;~TIGRFAM: methionyl-tRNA synthetase) — translated: MNSVNNSITKDTFALTTPLYYVNGLPHIGSAYTTMAADAIARWQRLAGREVLLLTGTDEHGQKIQRTAEENGVEPQAHCDRISATFKELWEKLNIQYDRFSRTTAPNHEKIVQEFLGRVWEKGDIYLDQQQGWYCVACEEFKEERELLEDGCCPIHTNRKAEWRDEQNYFFRLSAYQEKLEKFYQENPDFIQPVSRRNEVLNFVKGGLQDFSISRVNLDWGIPIPENPEHTIYVWFDALLGYITPLLEEGEEVTLANALKKWYPYSLHLIGKDILRFHAIYWVAMLMSADLPLPKQVFGHGFLTKDGQKMGKSLGNTLDPVELLEKYDSDAVRYYFLKAIEFGKDGDFNETRFVNTLNADLANDLGNLLNRSLGMLKKYCKGSLDDGLTISEDNPIKKIGETLCDRTSNAYNKYQFHQACEEIMELVRACNKYIDESAPWALHKQGESQKVQEILYTVLESVRLSGLLLVPIIPNISSKIYQQLGFNYDFNNKNLTINSEALKDHFSWGTLSLNKDLNRAVPIFAKLEIGDSN
- a CDS encoding LL-diaminopimelate aminotransferase apoenzyme (PFAM: Aminotransferase class I and II~COGs: COG0436 Aspartate/tyrosine/aromatic aminotransferase~InterPro IPR004839~KEGG: cyp:PCC8801_2238 aspartate aminotransferase~PFAM: aminotransferase class I and II~SPTR: Aminotransferase class I and II), yielding MENNWIHRADRLSALPPYVFARLDELKAKAREQGLDLIDLGMGNPDGFAPEPIIEAAKQALSVAQYHGYPPFEGTANFRNAIAQWYQRRYDVELSPDNEALPLLGSKEGLSHLALAYVNPGDTVIVPSPSYPAHYRGPAIAGANIYAPRLSAENNWLIDFDTIPEEVAQKAKIIYFNYPNNPTTATAPREFYEQAVEWARHYQVMLVHDLAYAELAFEGYEPTSLLEIKGAKEIGVEFHTLSKTYNMAGWRVGFVVGNSDIIQGLRTLKTNLDYGIFSVIQAAAQTALELPDSYIHEVQKRYQKRRDFFLEGIKKMGWDVKPSQATMYLWIPTPRNSNSTDFALDLLQKTGVVVTPGNAFGEGGEGYVRVSLIADCDRLGEALQRWENAGITF
- a CDS encoding hypothetical protein (KEGG: mar:MAE_02710 hypothetical protein~SPTR: Putative uncharacterized protein), which gives rise to MATTADDVWRLLGELIEAQKETEQLLKEQSQETDRRFKETDKQIKRLSKEIGALGGRWGRFVENMVAPACETIFASRGIPVHQVSQRVKKKLDNKTLEIDVLVTNENHVLVVEIKSSLSVEDVKEFVEDLKEFRKFFPEYKEKQLYGAVAGIELEGGVDKYAYRQGLFVLAQAGETVGILNGDGFEPRSW
- a CDS encoding hypothetical protein (KEGG: mar:MAE_02700 hypothetical protein~SPTR: Similar to tr|P73706|P73706), with translation MATTIDDVWAILAEVTKKQAELVVSQKETEQLLKEQSQEMDKRFQETDRRFKETDKQIKRLSKEIGALGGRWGRFVENMVAPACETIFASRGIPVHQVSQRVKKKLDHKTLEIDVLVTNENHVLVVEIKSSLSVEDVKEFVADLQEFREFFPEYKEKQLYGAVAGIELEGGVDKYAYRQGLFVLAQAGETVGILNGDGFEPRSW